In one Misgurnus anguillicaudatus chromosome 1, ASM2758022v2, whole genome shotgun sequence genomic region, the following are encoded:
- the LOC129432702 gene encoding GLIPR1-like protein 1 has translation MSNILHFLLRVIVLLNFAPHTQSTEPFYDITDPAFIKECVKEHNRHRTNVKPSASNMRYMTWDEGLAISARAWARNCVFKHNPNLQQPGKMHPIFTPVGENIWAGAPYGSFKVQSAIQLWVDEDKYYNYDSNNCSKVCGHYTQVVWADTYKVGCAAQACQNGVAETTFSTVPGIIFVCNYATAGNYAGVSPYKKGKPCSGCGTETCENNLCRNSTRDILNSNEDPANSSCSSFCTSLLVTRPVSIVFIFISGWVYTLH, from the exons ATGAGCAACATTCTGCATTTTCTTCTTCGTGTGATCGTTCTGCTTAATTTTGCCCCTCATACACAGAGCACTGAACCTTTTTACGACATCACAGACCCAGCGTTTATCAAAGAGTGCGTTAAGGAACACAACAGACACCGAACCAATGTGAAGCCTTCTGCCAGCAACATGAGATACATG ACATGGGATGAGGGTTTGGCGATAAGTGCACGGGCATGGGCAAGGAATTGCGTCTTTAAGCATAACCCTAATCTTCAGCAGCCGGGCAAAATGCATCCCATCTTCACACCTGTGGGTGAAAACATCTGGGCCGGTGCCCCGTATGGAAGTTTCAAAGTGCAGTCTGCTATACAGTTATGGGTGGATGAAGACAAATATTATAACTATGATAGCAATAACTGCTCCAAAGTATGCGGCCACTATACACAG gtTGTCTGGGCGGACACTTACAAAGTTGGTTGTGCTGCACAAGCATGTCAGAATGGTGTTGCTGAAACAACTTTTTCAACAGTTCCTGGAATCATATTTGTGTGCAACTACGCAACAGC AGGAAACTATGCTGGTGTGTCTCCATACAAAAAGGGCAAACCGTGCAGTGGTTGCGGCACAGAGACGTGTGAAAATAACCTCTGCC GAAACTCGACACGGGATATCCTGAATA GTAACGAGGACCCTGCGAATTCCTCATGCAGTTCATTCTGTACATCTCTTCTGGTTACAAGACCTGTGTCCATTGTGTTCATATTCATCAGTGGCTGGGTGTACACTTTGCATTAA